One segment of Candidatus Stygibacter australis DNA contains the following:
- a CDS encoding electron transfer flavoprotein subunit alpha, giving the protein MIEVIEQRCVGCNACLKSCAYAAIAIVDKLAEIDTDKCVLCGACVEACPFDAIMIRKYGRTDIDRTQYKGVWVFAEQQRGHVAAVVFELLGKGRELAEARNTKLTAVLLGYQVDNLVQELIEYGADEVILVDDKHLTNFIDRNYASAMQSLAEKYKPEIILSGASVLGRSFIPRVAVSLHTGLTADCTGLEIDSATGLLKQTRPAFGGNIMATIITPDHLPQMSTVRHKVMESLPRETGRTGKLISEKIEFPELDKTCEYENFIADATQEINLTEANFVISGGRGLKSPENFQMVYELAKKLDAAVAASRAAVDAGWVEYPHQVGQTGKTIKPTVYLALGISGAIQHLAGMQSSDYIIAINKDPDAPIFKIADLGIVGDIFEIVPLLNKKFKS; this is encoded by the coding sequence ATGATAGAAGTTATAGAACAAAGATGTGTTGGATGTAATGCATGCCTAAAATCATGCGCCTATGCTGCCATAGCTATAGTAGATAAACTGGCAGAAATTGATACTGATAAATGCGTACTGTGTGGCGCCTGCGTGGAAGCCTGCCCTTTTGATGCTATCATGATCCGTAAATATGGCAGAACTGATATTGACCGTACACAATATAAGGGTGTTTGGGTTTTTGCTGAACAGCAGAGAGGACACGTAGCCGCAGTAGTATTTGAGCTGCTGGGTAAAGGCAGGGAACTGGCAGAAGCAAGAAACACTAAACTGACTGCTGTCTTGCTTGGCTATCAGGTGGATAACCTGGTTCAGGAACTGATTGAATATGGTGCAGATGAAGTAATCCTGGTTGATGATAAGCATTTAACAAATTTTATTGATAGAAACTATGCCTCTGCCATGCAAAGCCTGGCAGAGAAATATAAACCGGAAATTATCCTCTCAGGAGCTTCAGTACTGGGCAGGTCATTTATCCCACGCGTAGCCGTAAGTTTACATACGGGGCTTACTGCTGATTGCACAGGACTGGAGATAGATAGTGCCACTGGGTTATTAAAGCAGACCAGACCAGCGTTTGGCGGAAATATCATGGCAACTATCATCACACCAGACCATCTACCGCAGATGTCCACTGTAAGGCATAAAGTGATGGAATCATTACCCAGAGAGACGGGAAGGACTGGTAAATTGATCTCAGAAAAAATAGAATTCCCTGAGCTTGATAAAACCTGCGAATATGAGAATTTTATTGCTGACGCTACTCAGGAGATCAATCTTACAGAAGCAAACTTTGTGATTTCAGGTGGAAGAGGACTTAAATCACCGGAAAACTTCCAAATGGTGTATGAACTGGCAAAAAAACTTGATGCAGCAGTAGCAGCTTCACGAGCAGCAGTAGATGCCGGCTGGGTGGAATATCCCCATCAGGTAGGACAAACCGGTAAGACGATCAAACCTACAGTTTATCTGGCACTTGGAATATCGGGAGCTATTCAGCATCTGGCTGGAATGCAAAGCTCAGATTATATTATTGCTATTAATAAAGACCCGGATGCCCCGATCTTCAAAATTGCTGATTTGGGAATCGTGGGAGATATATTTGAAATCGTTCCCTTACTGAACAAAAAGTTCAAGAGTTGA
- a CDS encoding radical SAM protein yields the protein MLKVCEIFLSIQGESSFAGLPCIFVRLSGCNLHCDWCDSRFHQEIQSEMSIAEIIEAISEYKPVDLVEITGGEPLLQKDTPALLDTLERTGYRVLLETNGTLPISEIPPHVINVVDVKCPSSGHKDTFLRENIIYLDPGKDELKFVIADKADYDFAREFIMYNNLWGYKILFSAVFDRLQPKELVSWVIEDRLAVRIQLQLHKYIWEPEKRGV from the coding sequence ATGCTGAAAGTCTGCGAAATCTTTCTCAGTATCCAGGGTGAATCATCATTTGCCGGACTGCCCTGCATCTTTGTCCGTCTTTCAGGCTGCAATCTGCATTGTGACTGGTGTGACAGCCGGTTTCATCAGGAAATCCAGAGTGAAATGTCCATCGCGGAAATTATTGAAGCTATATCAGAATATAAACCGGTTGATCTGGTAGAGATCACGGGTGGAGAACCCCTGCTGCAGAAAGACACGCCGGCATTGTTAGATACATTGGAACGAACCGGCTACAGAGTGCTTTTGGAAACTAATGGGACATTGCCCATCTCTGAAATACCTCCACATGTGATCAATGTTGTGGATGTGAAATGCCCCTCCAGTGGACATAAAGACACATTTCTTAGAGAAAATATTATTTATCTTGATCCAGGAAAAGATGAATTGAAATTTGTGATTGCTGACAAAGCTGATTATGATTTTGCCCGGGAATTTATCATGTATAACAATTTATGGGGTTATAAGATCCTGTTTTCGGCTGTATTTGATCGTTTGCAACCCAAAGAACTGGTAAGTTGGGTAATAGAGGACAGGCTTGCTGTGCGCATCCAATTGCAATTACATAAATATATCTGGGAACCGGAAAAAAGAGGAGTGTAA
- a CDS encoding NUDIX domain-containing protein → MQKIRNSIKAIIIENNRILTIKCKDHNGVFYVLPGGGQQLYELMPEALQRECREEIDCEVKVGRLLYIREYLADNHEFAETDNGAHQIDFMFECKLKEGSIPQNGTEPDPWQESVVWLEISQLMEYKLYPRTLRKFLMENNDPKCKIYLGDIN, encoded by the coding sequence ATGCAGAAGATCAGAAATTCCATAAAAGCAATAATTATTGAAAATAACCGGATATTAACCATAAAATGCAAAGACCATAATGGAGTATTTTACGTGCTTCCCGGTGGGGGACAGCAATTGTATGAATTAATGCCGGAAGCATTGCAGCGGGAATGCCGTGAAGAGATCGATTGTGAAGTTAAGGTGGGTAGATTACTGTATATCAGGGAATATCTGGCTGATAACCATGAATTTGCTGAAACTGATAATGGTGCTCATCAGATTGATTTTATGTTTGAATGTAAACTGAAAGAAGGCAGTATTCCGCAGAACGGGACAGAACCTGACCCCTGGCAGGAAAGTGTTGTGTGGTTGGAAATCTCACAGCTCATGGAATATAAACTTTATCCCAGAACATTAAGGAAATTCTTGATGGAAAATAATGATCCAAAGTGCAAAATATATCTGGGAGATATTAATTAA